The sequence CGGAAGATATAATACGAATCGCGTCGTTCCCCTAGGAAAACCTCCCCGGGGGACGGCGCGAATCGTTCGTTGAAAGGAAGGAGCCGCGGCATGAAGGGATTTAAGATCGTTCTGAACCTGCTGCTGTATCAACCCTCAATTATCCGAACGATCTTTTATAGCTATTTGTTGTGCAGCTTATTCCTCTTCACGACGCTTGGGTTCGTCGTCGTTCGGGATTCGACAAGCCAGCTGACGAAACAAATCTTCGATTCCGCAAACAGGACGATGGAACAGATGTCCAAAATCATGGAGGTCACGTTCCGGGAAGCGCAGCAGCCGCTCATTAAGCTTGCGCTCGACCCGGCCGTCATCGAAGCGATGACGATCCGTTCGCCGTCGCCGGCAAGGCAGCTGTATCTGGATCGGAGCATCGCCGATATCGCGTCGAGCATTAATATTTATAAGCCGATGATCAGCGATATTCTCATTCTCGGGAAGAACGGGTACGTCAACAATTTGGATAATCGGTTTTCTTTGAAATGGGACTATCCATTCCTTGAGCAGTCCTGGGTAAAAACCTCGTTCGCAGACGCCCCAAGGGGGATCATCAGCCTGGGGCAGTACGACCAAGATTTTTACAACGACAATTACAAATCCAAAGCAGGGCTAAAGACGATCGGTATGGCCTATCATGTGTACGATCCCGACGGCAACGTGTTAGGTTCCGTCATCTGTAACTTCGATTTGAAGAACTTGTTCGATATGATGAGCATGAAGTTATACGATCGGGACCAAGTCGTGTTCGTGATCGATCAGGAAGGCGCCATTGTCGTCCATCACGACCTCAACATGCTGGGGAGAGGGACGGATCCGGCTGTGTTGTCTAACATCCGGGAAGGCCGGAACGGTCACTTCACGGCAAGCGTCGAGGGCGTGGAACACTTGTTTATCTATCAGCAATCCTCCTTCTTCGACTGGTATATGCTGCTGAGCCTTCCGATGTCGGAGATTCTCGGACCGTCGGTCCATCTAAAGTCGCATTTGTACAAAATGATCTTGGCAAGCACGGTCATTCTGCTGCTCCTGTCGTTGTTAATCGCCCTCCGCATATGGCAGCCGGTACATCGGTTGCTGAAGGCGATCGATCAAATCGAGACGCAGACATTAACGTTCAAAACAGTTTCGATCCCATATTGGGAGTTGAACCGGATCCAGGATAAATTCAAAAGCCTGCTGAAGCGAATCGACGTTCTGGTCGTTCAAAATTACGCATCGGAACTGGCATTGAAGAACACGACGCTGCAGGTGCTTCAATCGCAAATCAACCCGCACTTCATGTTCAATACGTTGCAGATGCTCCAAACCGAGATCATGTTCGGCGATAAGCATGAATCGTCCAACATCGTACTCTCGCTAAGCAAGCTTCTGCGCTATTCCATGAACACCGATCAGGGCATGGCGACGCTGCGGGAGGAAGCAGATTATCTGCAAGATTATATTCGGATTGCCTCCGCGAAACTCATCCACCAACTCTCGTTCCGCATTCGGCTTCCGGAGGAGCTAGATCAGGTTCCTCTTCCGAAACTGACGCTTCAGCCGTTCGTCGAGAATTGTTTGAAACACGGCTTTCCTCCCCAAGCGGAAGGAGCCGAAATTAAGCTAAGGGCCGTACGTACGGCAGAAGGCGTACTAATCCGCATTCGGGACAATGGCAGGGGCATCCCTCCCGCGGAGCTAAGGACATTAAACGAGCGATTGGCAAAAGCCGAACCGTCCGATCAGATTGGCATGAACAACGCCGTCAGCCGGTTGAAGCTATGTTACGGAAGTGAAGCGAGATGTTTCGTTCGGTCCAAACCCGACGGATATACTTCGGTTTTCATTTTCGTGCCATACCATGAGGGGGCGCTTCTACGATGAAACTGTTGATCGCCGACGACTCTGTTTCGATTCATACTTTCATAACGAAATCTTTCGATTGGGGAAAGCTCGGTATCGAAGCGATCGAACACGCTTACGACGGGGAGGAGACGATCCGCCGCGTCCGGGAGGGACATCCGGATTTGCTGATTTTGGACATCGAGATGCCTTACCGCACAGGGATTGAGGTGTTGGAGACGACGCATGGCCAGACCGTCGCGCCGCACACCGTAATTTTAAGCGCATACGACAAATTTCAGTACGCACGGGAAGCGATGAAATACGGGGCTAAGCAGTATTTATTAAAACCGATCGATCCGAATCAGTTGGTGGAAGCGTTACAAAGCATGGTCGACCTCGTTAAACAAAAGGCGCGTACGAATCTGAAACAAAAAATTCCCGCCCTTCTCCCGGAAAGAACGTTCCTTGTCGAACAGGTGGAGGACGAAATCAAGAAATCACTGCGCATTCTGCGGTTCCGTCATCACGCAACGGCGCTGATCGGCGGAGTGACAGGGCTTGCGAAGCGACTCCAAGATTGCCCGGCTTACAGAGAACTGCGGGACCGCCTCCTCGTCTTTCCCGTCGACGATTCGCAGTGTTTCATCGTATTCGACGCGGAGATGCGATCGAAGGAAGTCCTGCTTCGACTGGGGACGCGCCTTCGCGAGGAACTCGCTCCGGAGGCGGGGGAGCAAGAACGGCTTACGATCGGATGGAGCGCATTCGATGCGCCGGGCGTCGGGGAATCCCTGCAGCAGTCGAACGACGCTTACTTGCGGGGGTATTACGAAGGAAGCGGTGTTTTCTTCCACGATCCGTTATATTTCGCGAGAGAGGATGACCCGGACTTTGCGCTAAGGTGGAAACGGCGGCTGTTCGATGCGCTCGAGCAGCGATATTCGGAGGCGGTCGTGAAAAATATGATCGACGAAATGTTCGCGTCCCTCCTCTCGCATAAGGCGAAACCGAGCCGCGTTCGCGCCTGGTGCGAGGAATGGCTGTACGAGATGGCTAGCGTCGCCTGCGCCGGCAGGGGGCATGGCCCTCGAACCGCATGGAACGACCCGGGAACGAGCCTGAAGGAAACGAAGCGCCGATTCAAGGAAAGCTTGCTCTCCCTCTTTCCAGGTCGAACGCCGAGCTCCTCGGAGATGATCCAGCTAATTAAAAAGTACATCGATAACAACCCGGGCGATGTGCTCAATCTAGAGGCGCTTTCAGAAAAATTTCACATGAACAAATTCGTAATCAGTCGAATGTTCAAGTCGGAGATCGGCGAAAACTTCTGGGGCTACGTCACGAAGGTCCGCATCGAGCGGGCGCAGGCATTGCTAGAAAATACCGACATGAAAATGGTCCAAATCGCCACGAGCCTCGGCTTCCAAGAGGAAAGCCATTTTAGTAACGTGTTTAAAAAATATACGGGCTGCAGCCCGAAGGAGTATCGAATCGCGAGAAAGAACGACAGCCAATAAAATGGAACTGATGAAAGGGACGATTTCCATGGAAAAGTTCGCGATCAACTCGAAACGCGTGTTGTCCGTTCGGGACTTTAACATTTACGGACATTTCTTGGAGCATTTCCACAACCAAATTTACGGCGGGGTGTTCGATCCGTCCTCATCGTTCGCTGACGAATATGGGATACGTAAAGACGTCGTCGACGCGCTTCGGCGTATCCGGCCCCCGGTATTGCGTTGGCCGGGCGGCTGCTTCGTTTCCGCTTACCACTGGCAGGACGGGGTCGGACCGGATAGGCAGCCGAGCTTTGACAAGGCTTGGCGCGTGGAGGATTCAAATGCGTTCGGCACGGATGAGTTCATCCGATTGTGCCGGAGCTTGGACACGGAGCCCTATATTTGCACGAACGCCGGCACCGGCACGCCCGAGGAGATGAGCGACTGGGTCGAGTACTGCAATCTGCCTTCCGAAGGAAAATACGCGAAGCGCCGCATTGCGAACGGTCATCCCGAACCGCACAGGGTCAAATATTGGAGCATCGGCAATGAAAATTATCTTCCCGGCGAGATGGGGGCGAAGACGGCGGCGGAGTGGGGCTACTTCGTCCGTGAATCCGCGAAAATGATGAAGCGGGTCGACCCTTCAATCCAGGTGCTCGCCGCCAGCGTCAAGGATATCGACTGGAACGCGACACTGCTCCGCCAAGCCGGTCCGTTCCTAGATTGGATCTCCATCCACGGCTATTGGGATTGGCTCTGGCAAAACAATAACCTCTCTCCTTACGAGAAGTGCATGACTTATACGTTGGAAATCGAACGGGATATCTTAGTTGTGAAACATATCCTCGGGGCGTTCGGCTATTTGGGAAAAATCCGAATCGCCTTCGATGAATGGAATTTGCGTGGTTGGCACCATCCCCACGTCAATTCGGCCACCGAGGATTACGTAACGCCGAGAAATTTGAATGACGTCAACTCCAGTTATACGATGGCGGACGCCGTTTTCAGCGCATGCTTCTTGAACCAATGCCTCCGCCACAGCGACGTCGTCGGCATGGCCAACTTCGCTCCTACGGTCAATACGCGTGGCGCGGTATTTGCGCATAAGGACGGTATCGTTCTGCGTTCGACATACTTCGTATTCGACCTGTATGTGAACCTGATGGGGGATGAAGTCATCGACTGCTGGAACGAGCGATCCGACTCCTCCTTCGAGGCGCAAAATCGGGATGGCGTGACTGTGCACGTTCCTTCGCTGGATGTCGTTGCCACGCGTAAATCCGACACCGGGGAACTCGCGGTATCGATCGTGAACCGCAATCCGGAGGCGGCCGTGCCGATCGAGTTGTCCTTTGCGGGGCTCGGGACGTCCGGAGCGTTGACCGCCGCCTTGCATACGTTGAACGGGCCTACTAAGGACGCTTACAACGACATCGATCGTCCCGATGATGTCAAAGTTACGAAGGAGACATTGGTCGTTGCGGATCGGAACAGCATCGAACTTTTGATCCAACCGCATTCTGTAAATGTATTGTTGATTGCGGGGCAGTCTTGAACTGATATGCTCCCCTATCGATAGACAGGTGAAATAATCGCGAAGGCAGCCTATATCGGGCGCCTTCGTTTTTTTCTTGATGTATTGGGAGGGTCACAATATATTGAGAATCATATCTCCAAAGAAATATCAATGGATGAACTATCGCAAGAGGTATATTTGCATCCGGATTATCTTGCAAGAACAAGCCTCCGGAGGAAATCGCTTTGGGATGTAGGGTATCGAAAATGACGGAAACATACAGCTATCGCGTTCACCCGGATGTTCGAGAAGGGCGGAAAATTGATCGCAAGTTCCTGCAATAAATAAAGGGGATCTTGGTAT is a genomic window of Paenibacillus sp. containing:
- a CDS encoding sensor histidine kinase, whose amino-acid sequence is MKGFKIVLNLLLYQPSIIRTIFYSYLLCSLFLFTTLGFVVVRDSTSQLTKQIFDSANRTMEQMSKIMEVTFREAQQPLIKLALDPAVIEAMTIRSPSPARQLYLDRSIADIASSINIYKPMISDILILGKNGYVNNLDNRFSLKWDYPFLEQSWVKTSFADAPRGIISLGQYDQDFYNDNYKSKAGLKTIGMAYHVYDPDGNVLGSVICNFDLKNLFDMMSMKLYDRDQVVFVIDQEGAIVVHHDLNMLGRGTDPAVLSNIREGRNGHFTASVEGVEHLFIYQQSSFFDWYMLLSLPMSEILGPSVHLKSHLYKMILASTVILLLLSLLIALRIWQPVHRLLKAIDQIETQTLTFKTVSIPYWELNRIQDKFKSLLKRIDVLVVQNYASELALKNTTLQVLQSQINPHFMFNTLQMLQTEIMFGDKHESSNIVLSLSKLLRYSMNTDQGMATLREEADYLQDYIRIASAKLIHQLSFRIRLPEELDQVPLPKLTLQPFVENCLKHGFPPQAEGAEIKLRAVRTAEGVLIRIRDNGRGIPPAELRTLNERLAKAEPSDQIGMNNAVSRLKLCYGSEARCFVRSKPDGYTSVFIFVPYHEGALLR
- a CDS encoding response regulator transcription factor, which gives rise to MKLLIADDSVSIHTFITKSFDWGKLGIEAIEHAYDGEETIRRVREGHPDLLILDIEMPYRTGIEVLETTHGQTVAPHTVILSAYDKFQYAREAMKYGAKQYLLKPIDPNQLVEALQSMVDLVKQKARTNLKQKIPALLPERTFLVEQVEDEIKKSLRILRFRHHATALIGGVTGLAKRLQDCPAYRELRDRLLVFPVDDSQCFIVFDAEMRSKEVLLRLGTRLREELAPEAGEQERLTIGWSAFDAPGVGESLQQSNDAYLRGYYEGSGVFFHDPLYFAREDDPDFALRWKRRLFDALEQRYSEAVVKNMIDEMFASLLSHKAKPSRVRAWCEEWLYEMASVACAGRGHGPRTAWNDPGTSLKETKRRFKESLLSLFPGRTPSSSEMIQLIKKYIDNNPGDVLNLEALSEKFHMNKFVISRMFKSEIGENFWGYVTKVRIERAQALLENTDMKMVQIATSLGFQEESHFSNVFKKYTGCSPKEYRIARKNDSQ
- a CDS encoding alpha-L-arabinofuranosidase C-terminal domain-containing protein, with amino-acid sequence MELMKGTISMEKFAINSKRVLSVRDFNIYGHFLEHFHNQIYGGVFDPSSSFADEYGIRKDVVDALRRIRPPVLRWPGGCFVSAYHWQDGVGPDRQPSFDKAWRVEDSNAFGTDEFIRLCRSLDTEPYICTNAGTGTPEEMSDWVEYCNLPSEGKYAKRRIANGHPEPHRVKYWSIGNENYLPGEMGAKTAAEWGYFVRESAKMMKRVDPSIQVLAASVKDIDWNATLLRQAGPFLDWISIHGYWDWLWQNNNLSPYEKCMTYTLEIERDILVVKHILGAFGYLGKIRIAFDEWNLRGWHHPHVNSATEDYVTPRNLNDVNSSYTMADAVFSACFLNQCLRHSDVVGMANFAPTVNTRGAVFAHKDGIVLRSTYFVFDLYVNLMGDEVIDCWNERSDSSFEAQNRDGVTVHVPSLDVVATRKSDTGELAVSIVNRNPEAAVPIELSFAGLGTSGALTAALHTLNGPTKDAYNDIDRPDDVKVTKETLVVADRNSIELLIQPHSVNVLLIAGQS